The region TACGTATGCTTACTACCATCCCCTTTTTGAGTTAGTTTTATACACGTATATAAGAGTAGCAGTAGTATATGTTGTGGTTTTGACTTTTCAAAGTCAACGTGATCGTGATGGTACCTTGACGTACGTACGTTATTGTATCGAATCATGAGTGTTTGTAATCATGTATATGTATTCGGAAATAGTTAATACTATATATAAAGCTTACTATACTACAGCTAGCATACATACATGGTGTGATCGAGTTCATCGTCTTTCTTCTAGCtatcttgtatatatatgatctctATGTTGTCGTGGacagactaattaattagacaAGAAACATTCGATTCGCGGCCATATTTACCAGCTCGATCCTCTGTTCACCCAGCAAGTATTTTGCACGTGCGAATTGAAGCTAACTTCCGAAAAGTAGAATTGGATTTCTGTACACTTTTCAACTCGGCCGCACCTCAACGTGCGTGCGAATTAATGTGCCTTCAAGCTTGCTATATCTATATTTGTCCTTAATTTGCGGTAATCAAAATATCGTCaacataatttaaaaaataaatatataataagtgAACCATTGATGACTTTTAGTTAAGCAgctatgaaaattttgatattatgAAATTATGAGAAAGCACTAAAGAGcattattatatattcatcatTCGGTGTTATGTTGTGTTGCTATGATTTGTACTTACCATATATACGATCAAACATTGTACGTAcgtctgtatttttttttctcatttaggTCGCGTTCGTTACATGAGCTAAGTAAATCAGATTTCCTTGTTCGTTACATTATGCTTGTGTGCTCAGAAGTATTACTACACTACATTAATAGATGGGAATCTATCGATGTAAACAAATAGTGTTTACATTTGCATATGCAGCACCCCAGGTCAAAGCTGGAGATCATAAAACAGACAATAATTTtggcaaaacaaaataatcacatatatatacttcacGGCAAGCAAGACacaagtttaataataaagtacgACGTCCAATATATGCCAAAAGCTAAGAAAAGTGATCGAAAcagcaagctagctagaagACCGAGATCGAGTCAGAATCAGATCGACagcaaaaagagaaaaaaaaaagagaaaagaagaagaaaaataaatctatctaAACGGAAGCAACGCATTCACGCGATCAGCTGGCCCGGTCAACCATATATTCGACAAATTGCATGCAGCTAATTTCAACCGATCTCCAAATTATTAAGTAATCCGCATATGTTGAAAAATGGGATGCGATTATCCGTTGACGTCAACACAATAATAATGTAGAATTTGACCGCAGTTGCATGTCTCGCCCCTGCCCTGTGCCAGTTCCTTTCTAGTGCAGTGTTATGCATATGTGTGACGAACAGATCAACTTGAACAAGATGTTGacaagagtttttttttcaaatagagAGAAGGAGATGCTGACAAAAATTCATGCGTGGTTATGGTTTggctttttatgaaaaaacaaaacaccattgtaaaataattcatgaataaaacttttgtatacgtatttttaaGAATGTAAAAGCATTGACTGAAACATAAAGTACAATATAAATTCTAAAGTTAGTtgtaaatttaaggttaaaaatttaaattttgatttatttgcataaacataagtaaaaaaaagacgaTGTGTACATGCGTCTATCTTTGGATGACAATAATTAGTAGCCAAAATATAATGCGATATGATCAAAATCAGCTGGCTCGGTCGTTgcacaaataaattaaacccAACGCTGACAGATGTTGATGTGATATATGCGTAAGTTGACACTGCCAGCATGGATTCATCAGGTGAACAtctatatgcatgtatgtgtACGAGTGTCTCGTCCTGAAATTAAGCTGGAGTCAACTAATGTGGCtagactaaaaaaatgaaaccgAGAATTAGCTCGAAGAAGTCAACCGtactaacatatatatacatttcatCGGAAATAAGTGTATCATTgttggttatttttttatggtgaAAAATTTACTTACTCGGGTTAAAGGAGATTTGACATATATAAAGACTCGTATTTTCATTAATTCAGATGGTACGATAAACCTATGCGCGTATGTCTATGAGTATACTGTGTTCATGGCGTTTGTCTTGTACTATATACCAACATACATTGCATTGTGccgttgaaaagaaaaaaaactagcatACGTTGCATCTATATATCTACACATAAATGCATGTCCATATGACATCACTTTGTTTTCCCCACGGCTAACGTCAGTATTTTTGTCATGGGAGAGACTTTGTTTTAGCAGTTTACTAATGGTCAACGCCCGATAAATTTTCATTCTcgacttaattaattaatcaatggaGTATATAAAgatgaaagagagagggaggagaagtTGGACTTCCAGAAGGATTTATATGATTGGGAGGAATGATAATAATAGTAATGCCTATTTTGTTCTTGAATAAACATGCAGATGAACGGGTCCATGCCAGTGATTTGTTTGAGTCAAACCATAGGATATATGCAAGTCAAGGCAGGGCCCAGTACATGGGCCCAGTGAGAAACGGAACAGGTGGTAGCCCATTAGCTAGATAAACAGCTTACGGCCCATGTAGTGTAGGGCCCAACTCAGAGGCAGAGATGGATGATAGCGTGCTagggatggatggattcgTAGAGAGCAGGGCAGGCACAGGGTGGTGGCGCAtttgctctcctctctcgttCATCTCTCCCTGTCTCCGTCACATTGAATgttggacactaattaaaaatattaaatatggactattaataaaacccaccacatactctgaactatttcgcgagacgaatctattgagcctaattagtctatgattaacgaatatgatgctagagtaaacatttgctaatcgtggattaattaggcttaaaaaatttgtctaatgaaatagcctttatttatgcgattagttttgttatcggtctatatttaatactcctaattaacgtctaaacatccgatgtgacgagggactaaaaaaatccctgGATCTAAATAGCCTCTAATCTTACATACATGGTGTCATGGGCCATTTATTTAATCTTACATCCCTAGCAGCTGAAGCTTATAGTTTTTGCTCTAGTAGCTGAAGCTGTGCAAAATGGGTGCTATATGAATCAAGGACTTACCGCCGACGGACCAGTTTTATAGAATCATACAAATTGTAATCCATGGTCATCAATCCATCGTTATCTCATCTCTCTCAAGAAATCAACATTATTATTTGGAGGTTATTGATTGATTTAGgaccaaccaaaccaaaccaaacctgCTGCTGGCGCATTCCAAAGAAATGAGCAGGGCTTTGTGAATCCATTGTGTGTAATAATGTACTACTCTGCTAGTATGTAAGCACCAATTAAGTGATTAAGTGAGGCTGTCAGACAATGTGGAGGGCTAGCTTTCCTTGTCATCCATCAACTAACTACTAGGAGTATCTGTGCTCAGCTCTGATGCTctggaagggaagggaaggtaATGGGCCAACCAAAGAAAGACAAGAACAAGGCAAGGAAGCAACAAGTCTTCCATTCCATATTGATATTTCCATGCATGTGGTTGGTTGGGCTCGCCCATTATTTGCTTTTccctgcttgcttgcttgcacaAATGCACAATGCACATCAACATCCATCCCAACCTCTGCTCATTACATATACAATTATATGCATGTGCTAATCAACTGATACCCTTATGTTTATGTATGTATACGTATTAGCCGTCGGCATGCTGATTAACTAGCTTTATGCTCGACGACAACAGCTGCTGGGGCCAAATCGTCTGCATAATACTTTTGATTAATCTGATgttctgaatatatataaaatttcagaaagaaacatacatacatacatagtACAAGCAAGCATTATAGTCCTATAGTCCAATGTAATGTAGGAAAGCAATGGAAAGGAGAGGACTTGATAGGCGGCCCCAACAGCAACAATAATGTATACTCCCCCACATCACTCACATCCAGGCTTATGGCATTAAAAGAGCAGCAGCACATTATCAACACAAAGGCAGGCCAGCAAGTGTAATCGATCGCTCTGATCACTTAATTCTTCTTGACctgttcttcctcctcttcttctacTTCTTGTACACAATGATATGATGTGCTAACAAAGCTTAGCTAGCAGCCAACCATAAAGACAAACTTCTTGTTCCTAATGACCATAGAAAACAACTAGTAGTGGttggtttcatttttctctctctttattCTTAAGCAGGAGCAGAGTGAGGTAACAATGCGGGTGTACAACAACAATTAATAGCATGGAATCTTGTAGCATATGACATGGATGGAGGAATTAACAACAATAATGTGGGAATCAGCTATTTTTGAACAATGTAATTACCGGTATCATATTATCAGTCAACCAATCAAAAATCTGGAAAGAATAGTGAGTCCTAATATTAGAACTCTCAATCGTCTAAAAATGTACTAGTAATAGTGCCTAGGACTGACTAGGTGCTAGGAGGAATTGATGAGCTAATGACAATGACATGAGCTCAGCTCCTACCTACTGAATGGTGTGGTATGGGAAAAAAGTATTGGTGTCTGTATCTTGTGTGTATCGACAAATTTACTTAACTGTGGGTGTAGTAGTGTGCAATATGTTTCTGGTAGTTTGGCAATACAAATTGCGTAATGCATTTGCTGCTGCCCCggtggttgggttgggttgcttttggttttcttttttgtgttgacgcttcttcttgttcttcttcatcttctccGTGCGGTAATGGTAATGGTGGTGAGGTGAGACAGCAACTGCAATTGGCAATCAGCGGCAGCAACGCGGGTAGTAGAATTCCTTACTTTTGGCGTGCTCCCTTTCTCCCTTCCCTTCTCGGCATTGCCAGAGAGAgatgctttctttctttctttctttcttgtttgcTTTTTTGTAATGGTGATGACGACTCACGAACCGAAGGGCGCGCGCTGGGGGATCCCcttgcgccgcctcccctgcggccgcgccgcgccgccgacgctcttgctcccgccggcctcgtcattgccgacgccgcccgcgtcgccggccgccgcggtggcccCACCGCGCCCGCCCGTCTTGGTGTCCACCAGCTGCGCAAAACGCGGAGGAAACAGATTAGGCGTGACCCAACAGAACACaacagcaagcagcagcatggATGAGACGATCGAAAAAACAATCGGCATTGCCATTATATTCGCGAAGAAAGAAGGAAGAACGAAACAATCAGAGCAGGATGAAGTTGAAGAGAACGGAATTGAATTAACAATCTATCTGGAAGGAATGGTGTTTGTATTGGAGTAGTACCTACCTTGCATCCGAGGGAGCAGAAGCGGAAGGGGTCGAGGAGGGCGCGTGCGCAGATCTTGCAGTTgtagggggaggcggcggccttgccggcggcggcgcctgcgcCGCGTGGCTGGGGGCGCTCGTTGAGGAAGAGGACCTTGGCGCTGTTGATGACATAGGTCTGGACGCCGGAGATGTCGAGGACGTCCTCCACCTCGGAGACGCGCACGACGTCGTGGTAGGAGGAGCGGCGTATCTGCAGGGCAGGGAGGCCGgccattgatcgatcgatgaagtgaagtgaagtgatccaagataagaagaagaagaagaagagaagggtAGGGTAGGGTAGGTGGGCGACCTGGATGACCCGGTGAGCTTGGTGTCGGTGGGAGCGGCAGTAGTAGCAGAAGGCGGGGGAGGGCGGCGCGCGGGGGCAGTCGAGGCAGAACATGTTGCACTCGTTGCGCGGGGACGCCGGGTGGGCGGCGCAGGCGAGGAAGAAGCGCGTGGACAGCAGCGTCTCCAGCCAGTCGGGCATCGTCGACGAcccggcctccgcctccgcctccgcctcctcccccgacGCCGGCGGTGCCACCCGCCGCATCATCATAGCCCCTGCCCTCCTCCcgatctcctctccccctGGCTGGAGACGCCAATGCCAatgccggcggcgagacaAGGCAAGGGCAaagcggtggcggtggcttcTGTTTCGGGTTTGGTTGgtgcctccctctccctctctctgctgctgctgctgggtttcttcttcttctactgctgctgctgcttgttgCGTTGGAGTTTGGTGTGGGACGCGACGCGATGCGTTTTCGAGACTCGTGGTGTGGTCCTCCGTTCGTGCGTTGCCATTCCCATGCACCACAGCCGTTGGATCTCATTTTACATCACCTTCCATCACATATCACATTTATCTGATCACCTCTTGTTGCatcttatcatatttataaatttcttataacacaaaattgtatatcagatgtttaaaagtttgacaaaatcttattttaaacggtaaatatttttgacgggagggagtagctatttgaaaatataaatgatttagG is a window of Oryza brachyantha chromosome 8, ObraRS2, whole genome shotgun sequence DNA encoding:
- the LOC102708362 gene encoding protein RGF1 INDUCIBLE TRANSCRIPTION FACTOR 1 isoform X2 encodes the protein MMMRRVAPPASGEEAEAEAEAGSSTMPDWLETLLSTRFFLACAAHPASPRNECNMFCLDCPRAPPSPAFCYYCRSHRHQAHRVIQIRRSSYHDVVRVSEVEDVLDISGVQTYVINSAKVLFLNERPQPRGAGAAAGKAAASPYNCKICARALLDPFRFCSLGCKLVDTKTGGRGGATAAAGDAGGVGNDEAGGSKSVGGAARPQGRRRKGIPQRAPFGS
- the LOC102708362 gene encoding uncharacterized protein LOC102708362 isoform X1, with amino-acid sequence MMMRRVAPPASGEEAEAEAEAGSSTMPDWLETLLSTRFFLACAAHPASPRNECNMFCLDCPRAPPSPAFCYYCRSHRHQAHRVIQVAHLPYPTLLFFFFFLSWITSLHFIDRSMAGLPALQIRRSSYHDVVRVSEVEDVLDISGVQTYVINSAKVLFLNERPQPRGAGAAAGKAAASPYNCKICARALLDPFRFCSLGCKLVDTKTGGRGGATAAAGDAGGVGNDEAGGSKSVGGAARPQGRRRKGIPQRAPFGS